A region of Dermabacter vaginalis DNA encodes the following proteins:
- the pafA gene encoding Pup--protein ligase: MKRRVGGLETEFGLLAVSKDGRQALEPEAAARELFRPVVAWGRSSNVFLTNAGRLYLDVGSHPEYATAECDDPWEIVAQERAGERELHALVQEANARLSSDGFDARIHLFKNNADSQGNSFGSHENYLVERRGEFTRLPSLLVPFLITRQIVTGAGGVLEGEGGPVFGFSLRADHMWETVSSATTRARPIINTRDEPHGDPSRFRRLHVISGDSTMSEVSTWLRFAMTFAVLRFIEDGHAFPDFELADPISDIRRIARDLTASEPLKLKNGGVSTALSIQRAYFSALARTYDDLDERMMDTWDRGLRALETGDFSLVNRELDWAIKHDLFTTVARRRGLALDAPEIQRLELAYHDIDPEHGVFYALKRRGLAPSVVSEERVEKACHTGPSTTRAHLRSKVLKAARDRGVDIAVDWTTVRPNAPGALPITLLDPFETENPQIEALLVTLGENSSAPAELKGLQ; the protein is encoded by the coding sequence GTGAAACGGCGTGTAGGCGGCCTGGAAACGGAGTTTGGCCTCCTTGCTGTCTCGAAAGACGGCCGGCAGGCTCTCGAGCCCGAAGCGGCAGCACGTGAGCTGTTCCGCCCCGTTGTGGCGTGGGGCCGATCGTCGAACGTTTTCCTCACGAATGCGGGCAGGCTCTATCTCGACGTGGGGTCCCACCCCGAGTATGCGACGGCCGAATGCGATGATCCGTGGGAGATCGTTGCGCAAGAGCGAGCAGGGGAGCGGGAACTCCACGCGCTCGTGCAAGAGGCGAATGCTCGGCTTAGTTCCGACGGTTTTGATGCCCGTATCCATCTTTTTAAGAACAATGCGGATTCGCAGGGAAACTCTTTCGGGAGCCACGAAAACTATCTGGTCGAGAGGCGTGGCGAGTTTACGCGCCTTCCCTCACTCCTTGTGCCGTTTCTCATCACACGCCAAATCGTGACCGGTGCGGGCGGTGTTCTCGAAGGCGAAGGCGGGCCGGTATTCGGATTCTCGCTCAGGGCGGATCACATGTGGGAAACCGTTTCTTCTGCAACGACTCGGGCACGCCCGATTATTAATACGCGCGATGAACCTCATGGCGACCCTTCGCGCTTTAGGCGCCTGCACGTGATCTCGGGGGATTCGACCATGAGCGAGGTCTCCACGTGGCTCCGGTTTGCGATGACCTTCGCGGTTTTGCGCTTTATCGAGGACGGCCATGCCTTCCCCGACTTCGAGCTTGCGGATCCGATCAGCGATATTCGTCGCATTGCACGTGACCTCACGGCAAGCGAGCCGTTGAAGCTGAAGAACGGCGGTGTGAGTACGGCGCTTTCTATTCAACGTGCGTACTTTTCCGCGCTCGCGCGCACCTATGACGACCTCGACGAACGCATGATGGACACCTGGGATCGTGGACTTCGCGCCCTCGAGACCGGCGATTTCTCCCTCGTCAATCGTGAGCTTGATTGGGCAATTAAGCACGATCTCTTCACGACGGTTGCTCGCAGGCGAGGTCTTGCCCTCGATGCGCCTGAGATTCAGCGTCTCGAACTCGCCTATCACGACATTGACCCAGAACACGGCGTTTTCTACGCGCTCAAGAGACGCGGGCTTGCCCCGAGCGTGGTCAGCGAGGAACGCGTGGAGAAAGCGTGTCATACCGGTCCTTCTACAACGCGCGCGCACTTGCGCTCCAAAGTTCTCAAGGCCGCACGGGACAGGGGCGTGGATATCGCCGTGGATTGGACGACGGTTCGCCCGAATGCTCCCGGAGCGCTCCCGATCACACTGCTCGATCCGTTTGAGACCGAAAACCCACAAATCGAGGCTCTCCTCGTTACGCTTGGTGAGAATTCATCGGCACCTGCCGAGTTGAAAGGACTCCAGTGA
- a CDS encoding FKBP-type peptidyl-prolyl cis-trans isomerase, which translates to MEKPVVSFEGCSAPEELVIIDETVGDGPEAQAGDVVDVHYVGVGLSDGKQFDASWDRGEPLSFKLGVGQVIPGWDRGVQGMRVGGRRRLEIPSSLAYGPRGIPGVIKGGETLIFVCDLVGVRGR; encoded by the coding sequence ATGGAAAAGCCCGTTGTGAGTTTCGAGGGGTGCTCGGCACCCGAGGAGCTCGTCATCATCGATGAGACGGTTGGCGATGGCCCCGAAGCCCAAGCCGGTGATGTTGTTGATGTGCACTACGTTGGTGTGGGCCTAAGCGATGGCAAGCAATTCGATGCCTCATGGGATCGCGGCGAGCCGTTGAGCTTTAAGCTCGGTGTCGGGCAGGTCATCCCGGGCTGGGATCGCGGTGTACAGGGTATGCGCGTTGGAGGTCGCCGACGTCTCGAAATCCCGTCGTCGCTCGCCTACGGCCCCCGTGGAATTCCGGGCGTGATCAAGGGCGGCGAAACCCTCATCTTCGTGTGTGACCTTGTTGGGGTGAGGGGACGCTGA
- a CDS encoding DUF3866 family protein, which translates to MIAQETGTVLEKRDAWPGVSRVWVALDSDGSRVSALSYLDIVGTPKPGDRLLVNTNALRKGLGTGGDAFVVANLDAEGETALPEGHMMKARYTPQQMMVNALDDPASQSHDAIDALEDLEGMSVVVAGLHSAVGPIAAGFRAHSPAARLVYVHTDWAALPVAYSRANARLREEGLLAATISAGQSFGGDAEAVSIPSALAAARAHFEADAVIVAQGPGNLGTGTRWGFGSIAIADALHAACAMGARAIHAPRVSEADPRERHVGLSHHSRIVLERMLFPSVEVPCVPAPNRREIDESIAGSYASINRARLARGAQQHHVVETSPDGLEQALRNLPIRVSTMGRGLDEDYASFLYSALAGALAASEATR; encoded by the coding sequence ATGATCGCGCAGGAAACAGGAACGGTGCTCGAAAAACGAGATGCGTGGCCGGGTGTCAGCCGGGTGTGGGTTGCACTTGATTCCGACGGTAGCCGCGTGAGCGCGCTCTCGTATCTCGACATAGTTGGTACTCCCAAGCCGGGTGATCGACTCCTTGTCAATACGAACGCGCTTCGCAAAGGTCTCGGGACAGGCGGGGATGCCTTTGTTGTCGCCAATCTTGATGCCGAGGGCGAGACTGCGCTGCCGGAAGGGCACATGATGAAGGCGCGCTATACCCCTCAGCAAATGATGGTGAACGCACTTGACGACCCGGCTTCGCAGTCTCACGACGCCATTGACGCTCTTGAGGACCTCGAGGGGATGAGCGTGGTGGTCGCCGGTTTGCATTCAGCCGTCGGCCCCATCGCTGCAGGTTTTCGCGCCCACTCCCCCGCGGCTCGCCTCGTGTATGTGCACACGGACTGGGCTGCGCTTCCCGTAGCGTATTCTCGCGCGAATGCGCGCCTGCGCGAGGAAGGCCTCCTCGCGGCCACGATCAGCGCGGGGCAATCCTTTGGCGGCGATGCCGAAGCGGTGTCCATCCCTTCCGCGCTCGCCGCCGCGCGCGCTCACTTTGAAGCCGATGCTGTGATCGTCGCCCAAGGCCCCGGCAACCTCGGTACGGGCACCCGCTGGGGATTCGGCTCGATCGCGATCGCCGATGCCCTCCACGCCGCCTGTGCCATGGGTGCCCGCGCGATTCACGCACCGCGAGTTTCCGAAGCCGATCCCCGCGAACGCCACGTGGGTCTTTCCCATCATTCTCGAATCGTGCTCGAACGCATGCTTTTTCCGAGTGTCGAAGTGCCGTGCGTGCCGGCGCCGAACAGGCGTGAGATCGACGAGAGCATCGCCGGATCATACGCGAGCATCAATAGGGCTCGCCTTGCGCGCGGGGCGCAGCAGCATCACGTTGTCGAAACCTCACCTGACGGCCTCGAACAGGCACTGCGCAACCTCCCCATCCGCGTCTCGACCATGGGCCGTGGCCTCGACGAGGATTACGCGAGCTTTCTCTATAGCGCCCTCGCGGGTGCCCTCGCGGCGTCGGAGGCTACGAGGTAA
- the tatA gene encoding twin-arginine translocase TatA/TatE family subunit, with protein MGTGFIRSPWPILILLVLIVLLFGANKLPGLARNMGESMRIFKSEVSEMRKDDENGDHTEASIDVKRERGERSYDARDDRDRDYRREDRDRDYRRDDRDRDYRRDDRDRDYRRDDRDDFRREEPVREARDREDFLGDGRSDDLYRRD; from the coding sequence ATGGGTACAGGTTTCATTCGGAGCCCTTGGCCGATTCTGATTCTTCTCGTACTGATCGTGCTGCTTTTTGGTGCGAACAAGCTTCCGGGCCTCGCGCGCAACATGGGTGAGTCCATGCGCATCTTCAAGAGCGAGGTTTCTGAAATGCGCAAAGATGATGAAAATGGCGACCACACCGAGGCCTCGATCGACGTCAAGCGTGAGCGCGGCGAGCGTTCGTACGACGCGCGCGACGACCGTGATCGTGACTACCGCCGTGAGGATCGTGATCGTGACTACCGCCGCGACGACCGTGATCGTGACTACCGTCGTGACGATCGCGACCGTGACTACCGCCGCGATGATCGCGACGACTTCCGCCGTGAAGAACCGGTGCGCGAGGCTCGCGATCGAGAGGACTTCCTCGGCGACGGCCGCTCTGACGACCTCTACCGCCGCGACTGA
- the rpe gene encoding ribulose-phosphate 3-epimerase → MYSTSTTTIHPSILNCDFMQIGSELDRINNAEAAHIDIMDQHFVPNMTFGVSMVEQIAKRSPIPLDAHLMIDSPDRDAVAYAEAGAQSVTFHVEASSAPVRLARELRAKGVKAGVALRPATPVEPLMDILGEFDMLLVMTVEPGFGGQSFIESMLPKVRRARKAISERNLEVSIQVDGGISRTTIESAAEAGANVFVAGSAVYKAPDAAAEIDALRALARAHRHA, encoded by the coding sequence GTGTATTCGACGTCTACGACGACCATCCACCCGTCAATTCTCAATTGCGACTTCATGCAGATCGGTTCCGAACTGGACCGGATCAACAACGCCGAGGCCGCGCACATCGACATCATGGATCAGCACTTTGTGCCGAACATGACGTTTGGTGTGAGCATGGTCGAACAGATCGCGAAGCGGTCGCCAATTCCTCTCGACGCGCACCTCATGATTGATTCGCCCGACCGAGACGCCGTTGCTTATGCGGAAGCCGGAGCCCAGTCGGTCACTTTCCATGTGGAGGCTTCGAGTGCGCCCGTGCGTCTTGCGCGGGAACTTCGTGCCAAGGGGGTGAAGGCCGGGGTGGCACTACGCCCCGCCACGCCCGTCGAACCGCTCATGGACATCCTTGGTGAGTTCGACATGCTCCTCGTGATGACCGTTGAACCGGGTTTTGGCGGCCAGTCGTTCATAGAATCAATGCTTCCTAAGGTGCGCCGCGCAAGGAAGGCGATCAGCGAGCGGAACCTCGAGGTTTCGATCCAGGTCGACGGGGGCATTTCGCGCACCACGATTGAGAGTGCCGCGGAAGCGGGCGCGAATGTTTTCGTTGCGGGAAGTGCCGTGTACAAGGCTCCCGACGCTGCGGCCGAAATCGACGCACTGCGCGCTCTTGCGCGCGCTCACCGCCACGCTTAA
- a CDS encoding PH domain-containing protein, with translation MNASLPRTDGGPDALPVTFRPRAVRTWGYIVAGIFAVACVAMALTLPLIIHRILDSFGFVVLALLVGWFCHRHASVEVMANATHVHIRNAFSSRSFEWPELIGVSFPEGDPWAHVDLADGDTYAVMAAQRADGARGVAMARELNSLIEEHSLTS, from the coding sequence ATGAATGCCTCATTGCCGCGCACCGATGGAGGTCCTGACGCCCTTCCGGTGACATTTCGCCCCCGCGCGGTGCGCACGTGGGGGTACATCGTCGCGGGAATCTTCGCCGTCGCGTGCGTTGCTATGGCCCTCACGCTCCCGCTCATCATTCACCGAATTCTTGACTCCTTCGGTTTTGTTGTGCTTGCCCTGCTCGTGGGGTGGTTCTGCCACCGCCACGCGAGCGTGGAGGTCATGGCGAACGCCACCCACGTGCACATACGAAATGCCTTTTCGTCGCGGAGCTTTGAGTGGCCCGAACTCATCGGGGTGAGCTTCCCGGAAGGCGATCCGTGGGCGCACGTGGATTTGGCCGACGGCGACACCTACGCAGTCATGGCTGCTCAACGGGCCGACGGGGCCCGCGGAGTCGCCATGGCACGCGAACTCAATTCACTTATCGAGGAACACTCGCTTACCTCGTAG
- a CDS encoding FKBP-type peptidyl-prolyl cis-trans isomerase — protein sequence MINRRSLLAAAASTSALITLGACSGSSSREVNGAAQASDSGGKATSDGGGDKRDEAHVLDGVKVTSGFGEDPALEFDAPLEFSEFHSAVVSEGDGAAIVEGDFIVTRSAYFDPESGDLLASQWEEGSYSPFKVDTKSVGDTATEFFTGLKEHARFLMAGVAGTQKQKVLQVGDVVGVALKRAEGARKDLPPEVPAYTLAEDGAPELGGKPEGAAPASMLIAPAIEGAGPAAKKGDTLVMHYRGWDWETGEEFDSSWGRSAPFSFRLGEGQVIKGWDEGLVGAKQGSQVALILPPASAYGDAGEGNQHPLAGKTLFFVADVLYVASPEA from the coding sequence GTGATTAACCGCCGCTCGCTGCTCGCCGCAGCCGCATCTACCTCCGCTCTCATCACTCTCGGGGCCTGCTCTGGTTCCTCGTCGCGAGAGGTCAACGGGGCCGCGCAGGCCTCGGATTCTGGCGGGAAAGCCACCTCCGATGGCGGCGGCGACAAGCGCGATGAGGCACACGTGCTCGACGGTGTCAAAGTCACGAGCGGATTTGGTGAAGATCCTGCCCTCGAGTTTGATGCTCCCCTCGAGTTTTCTGAGTTTCACTCCGCCGTTGTCAGCGAAGGTGACGGTGCCGCGATCGTTGAGGGCGATTTCATCGTGACGCGTTCTGCCTACTTTGACCCCGAGAGCGGAGACCTGCTCGCCTCGCAGTGGGAAGAAGGATCGTACTCGCCGTTCAAGGTGGATACTAAGTCGGTGGGGGATACTGCGACTGAATTCTTCACGGGCCTCAAAGAGCATGCCCGCTTCCTCATGGCTGGTGTTGCAGGCACCCAAAAGCAGAAGGTGCTTCAGGTGGGAGATGTCGTGGGGGTGGCACTCAAACGTGCCGAAGGGGCGCGCAAGGATCTCCCCCCGGAAGTCCCCGCCTATACGCTTGCGGAAGATGGCGCCCCTGAGCTTGGCGGCAAACCCGAGGGCGCTGCCCCGGCCTCGATGCTTATTGCACCTGCGATCGAGGGGGCCGGCCCGGCCGCAAAGAAGGGGGACACTCTCGTGATGCACTACCGAGGCTGGGATTGGGAGACTGGCGAGGAGTTTGACTCGTCATGGGGCCGCAGTGCACCGTTCTCCTTCAGGCTCGGCGAAGGTCAGGTCATCAAGGGCTGGGATGAAGGCCTCGTCGGCGCGAAGCAGGGAAGCCAGGTCGCTCTCATTCTCCCGCCCGCCTCTGCTTACGGTGACGCGGGTGAAGGCAACCAACATCCACTCGCCGGCAAGACCTTGTTCTTCGTCGCCGACGTCCTTTATGTCGCTTCACCCGAAGCCTAA
- a CDS encoding RsmB/NOP family class I SAM-dependent RNA methyltransferase: MSEKPRKSRGGHTQRHRNDAGHERSGSRGKGGPRKGYSRHRPSERRRHTTPSRLAAYEAIRRVSSEDAYANIVFPAVLRRHRIEGRDAAFATELFYGALRAQGRLDAVLAQCVDRPLTKIEPAVLDVLRLGAYQMLDMEVAAHAAASETVGLAREVTGAGSASLVNAVLRRVGERTREQWLDIVVPSRDENADRFLSITYSHPEWIVRALREALKAHGRDPREIDALLAAQNEAPSVSLVMRPGLTDENELTRSGAKPGRWSLFSMAWPGGDPGQIPAVEEGRAAVQDEGSQLVALALALGADTLVSEPDHHWLDLCSGPGGKTALLAGASITHDAEIMAVELQEHRTRLVERSVATLVEAGAEVETLTADGREVGQRFPEQFSRVLADVPCSGLGALRRRPESRWRKKPGDLGGLARLQRELLESAVQSAQVGGIIAYVTCSPHANETLLVVKEAQRRHKDLEVIDAREAVRAGLRSDAGDIDLGDGPYVQLWPHVHGTDAMFLALLRKTDATTTSHVQ; encoded by the coding sequence ATGAGTGAGAAGCCGAGGAAATCCCGCGGGGGACACACGCAGCGGCACAGGAATGATGCCGGCCACGAACGCAGCGGCTCGCGCGGTAAGGGAGGCCCACGTAAAGGCTATTCGCGTCATCGCCCTAGCGAACGCCGACGCCACACAACGCCTTCACGCCTTGCTGCCTACGAGGCTATAAGGCGCGTGAGCAGCGAGGACGCTTATGCGAATATCGTGTTCCCCGCCGTACTTCGTCGTCACCGCATCGAGGGTCGCGACGCGGCTTTCGCCACTGAGCTGTTCTATGGAGCCCTGCGCGCACAAGGCCGGCTCGATGCGGTTCTCGCGCAGTGTGTTGATCGACCTCTCACGAAAATCGAACCGGCCGTCCTCGACGTCCTACGCCTCGGCGCCTACCAAATGCTCGATATGGAAGTCGCGGCGCACGCCGCGGCGTCCGAAACCGTGGGCCTCGCCCGAGAAGTGACGGGCGCCGGCTCGGCCAGCCTCGTGAATGCGGTGCTTCGGCGCGTCGGCGAACGCACTCGTGAGCAGTGGCTCGACATCGTCGTGCCCTCACGCGACGAAAACGCTGATCGCTTCCTCTCGATCACGTATTCGCACCCAGAGTGGATTGTGCGGGCGCTACGCGAGGCCCTCAAGGCACACGGTCGAGATCCACGCGAAATTGACGCGCTTCTGGCGGCCCAAAACGAGGCTCCGTCCGTCAGCCTTGTGATGCGTCCGGGCCTGACGGATGAGAACGAACTCACGAGGTCGGGCGCGAAGCCCGGTAGATGGTCATTGTTCTCCATGGCGTGGCCGGGGGGAGATCCGGGCCAAATCCCCGCGGTTGAAGAGGGGCGTGCCGCGGTTCAAGACGAAGGTTCACAGCTCGTCGCACTCGCCCTTGCGCTGGGCGCGGATACCCTCGTTTCCGAGCCCGATCACCACTGGCTTGACCTGTGCTCCGGCCCCGGCGGGAAAACGGCACTGCTTGCTGGAGCAAGCATTACCCATGACGCCGAGATCATGGCGGTTGAGCTTCAGGAACACCGCACGCGCCTCGTTGAACGCTCGGTCGCCACGCTCGTTGAGGCAGGTGCCGAGGTGGAAACGCTCACGGCCGACGGACGCGAGGTTGGGCAGAGATTCCCGGAGCAGTTCTCGCGCGTACTTGCCGACGTTCCGTGCTCGGGCCTCGGCGCTCTTCGTCGCCGACCCGAGTCACGCTGGCGGAAGAAGCCGGGAGACCTCGGCGGCCTCGCGCGTCTGCAGCGTGAACTCCTCGAGAGCGCCGTGCAGTCCGCCCAAGTCGGCGGGATCATTGCCTACGTGACGTGCTCGCCCCACGCGAATGAGACTCTTCTCGTGGTGAAGGAGGCTCAACGTCGCCATAAAGATCTCGAGGTGATCGATGCACGAGAGGCGGTTCGCGCGGGACTCCGTAGCGATGCGGGCGACATTGATCTTGGCGATGGTCCCTACGTGCAGTTGTGGCCGCACGTGCACGGCACCGACGCCATGTTCCTCGCGCTTTTGCGAAAGACCGATGCCACAACCACCTCGCACGTTCAATAG
- the fmt gene encoding methionyl-tRNA formyltransferase, which produces MRILFAGTPDVAATCLAALADSSHEVVGVLTQPDSRARRGNKLVPSPVASLAQERGIPTLKPADAKSDETLAWIRETGAEVAAVVAYGQILDARVLSSLTHGFFNLHFSLLPAFRGAAPVQRAIEQGLSQSGVSVFKLDEGLDTGPLARQEVQEIPPLATAGEMLESMGAHGAQVLVDVMEAIEADSLTLVEQPSEGASYARKLHPDEAAIDPARPASDVAAHIRAFAPNPGAFASVRGARLKILGVGAAEAPEGMILAPGEFGVTKKKVFLGTATRPIELTIVGPAGKKHMGAADWARGARLETGERLDEESAA; this is translated from the coding sequence ATGCGAATACTTTTTGCCGGAACGCCCGACGTCGCCGCGACGTGCCTTGCTGCACTCGCCGATTCCTCACACGAGGTCGTGGGGGTGCTCACTCAGCCCGATTCACGTGCGAGACGCGGCAATAAACTCGTCCCCTCACCCGTCGCCTCGCTCGCACAGGAGCGAGGCATTCCCACGCTTAAACCCGCGGACGCGAAAAGTGATGAGACCCTCGCCTGGATTCGCGAGACCGGTGCTGAGGTCGCGGCGGTGGTGGCCTACGGCCAAATTCTCGACGCACGCGTTCTTTCGTCTCTCACGCACGGGTTCTTCAACCTTCACTTCTCCCTGCTGCCCGCTTTCCGTGGCGCGGCTCCCGTCCAGCGCGCGATCGAGCAGGGCTTGAGCCAGAGCGGCGTGAGCGTATTTAAACTCGACGAGGGGCTTGACACCGGACCTCTCGCACGACAGGAAGTGCAAGAAATCCCGCCGCTCGCGACGGCTGGCGAGATGCTCGAAAGCATGGGTGCTCACGGCGCGCAGGTGCTCGTCGACGTTATGGAGGCGATTGAAGCCGATTCGCTCACGCTCGTGGAGCAGCCTTCGGAGGGGGCAAGCTACGCACGTAAGCTCCACCCCGATGAAGCCGCGATTGATCCCGCTCGACCCGCGAGTGACGTTGCCGCTCACATCAGAGCATTTGCCCCGAATCCGGGAGCTTTTGCGAGCGTCCGAGGCGCCCGCCTTAAAATTTTGGGGGTCGGTGCTGCCGAGGCTCCGGAAGGCATGATTCTCGCCCCGGGGGAGTTCGGCGTGACGAAAAAGAAAGTCTTTCTTGGAACGGCGACGCGACCAATTGAACTCACGATCGTGGGTCCAGCCGGAAAGAAACACATGGGCGCGGCCGACTGGGCGCGCGGCGCCCGACTTGAAACTGGCGAACGCCTAGACGAGGAGAGCGCGGCATGA
- a CDS encoding WYL domain-containing protein, which translates to MPPTHNVERLLSLALTLTSSTRGLTREEITEFVPGYDRMNPTSVRRQFARDLARLSRLGLDVSSHPDLVNPSTLRYTASVREGRATTASFTETERLMLASAAAMWNAESTGSLGARIRAKLASYGISTAAEMARGALGSSPATTPLLEALESRQSVVFSYRSSTSQNAQRRKVEPWALDVVDGREYLYGFDLEREAPRLFRVSRIESIPLEGPEAKHPRHAHPPIRELLSESGSREDDEPQSPPIRVRIAPFKALALRTALGLSAAESVIDLPASRARGLLESAWAEPLWVSLEGESALALTWERTRARIAALHAGSPSLTWEEARSFEKIKLKRARDVGSGEGELTRLSAEIAYLHAHGEVDTATMAKEFGLTNEELEADLDVIYNAGDYSRGYDDLVDVIRDDGYVSISGAESLAHPMQLSASETSALLMGLEALSESGTSFPSEDLRGLTSKLTALLPEGTAVAEVPSDPTPTQETEALRRVLRAHARGGSVRIMYSPPTREGVSVRDIAPLEVSSRYGMLYIRAYCELSEAEREFRSDRIVESWAPGDPYAPEIGDRTTPLSFPLEEWPSVTLAIGHKARWVLEAFGAKDLRAEPDSGRIIARIAPSSPHALLAAVFETGGEVEILDPDHIREAVRGVAETKVAHLGE; encoded by the coding sequence GTGCCACCCACCCATAATGTCGAGCGTCTTTTGAGCCTCGCCCTGACCCTCACGTCGAGCACGAGGGGTCTCACGCGTGAGGAAATCACCGAGTTCGTGCCTGGCTACGACCGCATGAATCCCACAAGCGTTCGTCGCCAGTTCGCGCGTGATCTTGCGCGACTCAGTCGTCTTGGTCTTGACGTGTCCTCTCACCCTGACCTCGTGAATCCTTCGACCCTTCGATACACCGCATCCGTGCGCGAGGGGAGAGCGACGACCGCCTCCTTCACTGAAACAGAACGGCTCATGCTCGCTTCGGCCGCAGCGATGTGGAACGCTGAATCCACCGGGAGCCTCGGTGCGCGTATACGTGCGAAGCTCGCGTCTTACGGGATTTCGACCGCGGCGGAAATGGCGCGCGGCGCGCTCGGTTCTTCTCCGGCAACGACGCCGCTGCTCGAGGCGCTCGAATCGCGGCAGTCAGTTGTTTTTTCCTATCGCTCGTCGACTTCGCAGAACGCACAAAGGCGCAAAGTCGAGCCGTGGGCGCTCGATGTTGTTGACGGCCGCGAGTACCTCTATGGATTCGACCTCGAACGCGAGGCCCCACGCCTGTTTCGTGTGAGCCGCATCGAATCGATTCCCCTCGAAGGTCCCGAGGCAAAGCATCCACGCCACGCTCATCCCCCTATACGAGAGTTGCTCTCCGAATCGGGAAGTCGCGAGGATGATGAGCCTCAAAGCCCTCCCATACGCGTGCGCATTGCCCCCTTCAAGGCCCTTGCACTGCGCACGGCCCTAGGCCTGAGTGCCGCCGAATCCGTGATCGACCTGCCCGCATCGCGCGCGAGGGGACTGCTCGAATCAGCGTGGGCCGAACCCCTGTGGGTGAGCCTCGAAGGAGAGAGTGCGCTTGCCCTCACGTGGGAGCGCACAAGAGCACGCATTGCCGCCCTGCACGCTGGATCGCCTTCACTCACCTGGGAGGAGGCTAGATCCTTTGAAAAAATCAAGCTTAAACGCGCCCGCGACGTGGGAAGCGGCGAAGGCGAACTGACGCGCCTCAGCGCCGAAATTGCTTACCTGCACGCCCACGGCGAGGTCGACACGGCGACGATGGCGAAAGAGTTTGGCCTCACGAACGAGGAACTTGAGGCCGATCTCGACGTCATCTATAACGCGGGGGACTATTCGCGAGGGTACGACGACTTGGTCGACGTGATTCGCGACGACGGGTACGTGTCCATCTCCGGCGCCGAGTCGCTGGCCCATCCCATGCAGCTCAGCGCGAGCGAAACGAGTGCGCTTCTCATGGGACTCGAAGCGCTTTCCGAATCGGGCACGAGCTTCCCGAGTGAGGATCTCAGGGGATTGACCTCCAAGCTGACCGCGCTGCTGCCCGAAGGGACGGCGGTTGCCGAGGTGCCGTCGGATCCAACACCGACCCAAGAAACTGAAGCCCTCCGTCGCGTTCTTCGCGCCCACGCGCGGGGTGGCTCCGTGCGGATCATGTATTCGCCTCCCACCAGAGAGGGCGTGAGCGTGCGCGATATTGCGCCGCTCGAGGTGAGTTCTCGATATGGGATGCTCTACATTCGCGCCTACTGCGAGCTTTCCGAAGCCGAGAGGGAATTTCGATCCGATCGCATCGTCGAATCGTGGGCCCCCGGCGATCCTTACGCCCCTGAGATCGGTGACCGCACGACCCCGCTCTCCTTCCCGCTAGAGGAATGGCCTAGCGTGACGCTCGCCATCGGCCACAAGGCCCGATGGGTCCTCGAGGCGTTCGGGGCGAAGGATCTTCGCGCTGAACCCGATTCTGGGCGGATCATCGCGCGCATCGCGCCGTCCTCACCTCATGCTCTGCTCGCGGCGGTCTTCGAAACCGGGGGCGAGGTAGAAATTCTTGACCCGGATCACATTCGGGAGGCCGTGCGTGGCGTGGCTGAGACCAAGGTCGCGCATCTAGGGGAGTAG